The region TTCGCCATGCAGGCGCTCCGAAAGAATATGCGAATACTGTGTTTCGTGCACGACCTCACCGTTGCGGAACTCCACAGTGCTGCAGATGGATGCACGGTTCGGCCAGAGAATCTCTGTTGACGTCAACTCACTCGTGGGATGAAACCTGGGCTCCCGGTATTCACCACATCATTGAGCCTTTGTCTTATCTGAATGCGATTGATCTCGTCGAATGCGTCCTTTGGAAGGGGCTGGATATTGTAATTCTCTCTCGCCCGAGCCGCGGTCTTTGGCGTGGTAAGCAGTGCCGTCCCACGCTGCACCGCCCAGGCCAACAGCACCTGTGCAGGCGTCATTTCGACGCGCGCCGCAATCGCAGAAATCACCGGATCTTCGAGCAGCCCGGGCTTCATTCCGTGACCCAGCGGAGCAAACGCCAAAAATACGATTCCATGTTTCTTACAAAATTCCAAAAGCTCCGTTTCCGGTAGATAAGGATGGGACTCAACCTGAACTACGGCGGGCTTGATCCTGGCCGATTCGTAGAGAGGCAGCAGCCTATCCAGCGTGATATCAGATAGCCCAATGGCTCGACACCGGCCACCATCTACGAGACTTTCCATTGCCCTCCATGTATCGAGCAACGTCACCCCGTCATCGTAGAGGACTTTGCCGTTCTGATCGCGTGGATCCTGCTCGTCTCCTGGTTGAAACGCGAACGGAGTGTGGATGAGATAGAGATCAAGATAGTCGAGCCGGAGTCTATCGAGACTGGCCTCGAATGCTGGGGCGACGCGTTCGGGCCGATGATTGGAGTTCCACAATTTTGTGGTGATGAAGACGTCCTGGCGTGCAATTCCTCCAACCGCGAATCCGGCCTGCAACGCCTCGCCAACCTCGCGCTCGTTGCGGTATCGTTCAGCACAATCGAAGTGTCGAAATCCTGCTTCCAGCGCATCTTGGGTAGCAGTCACAGTCACGGCTGGGTCGGGAATGAGGGTGCCGAAGCCAAGCGCTGGTATCTGGCCGCGGCCGTGATTGAGCGGCATTGTTGTCATACGAAGCTCAGGATATTCAAACATGGGGTTACCTCGGTACCACTTTGTTTCCACTGAGTTTTCGATCCCCTGCACCGTAAAAGGATGCGACAAAAAGCGCGACTTGCCGCAAGGATTTCACCGGTTTGGATCTTCGCCTGCTGAAGTATCTTAATACTCCAAACCCGGCTTCCGTCTGGCAAACTTTCACTGGGGCTTTAATGGGCGTTAAATCGCCAATGCACTCACTGACAACAGCTCACGATATCCATTCGCGGGTGCGGCGTAACGAAAGAACGGAGCCCATAGGGCTCCGTTCTTTCGCGTCTCCGGAACATCGAAAACTACCAACCGTAAGCGCCGTCCTTGTGGAAGAAGCCCGCGGTCGGACCGTCTTCGCCGATCTGCGCATATTTCGCGATCGCGATTGCGCCGTCGGCTGCTGTCCCCGGACCACTGTGGTTGTTCAGGTCCGTGGCGACGTAGCCGGGGCAAACCGAGTTGACCTTCGCCTTCGTGTCCCGCAGTTCCCACGCCAGGTTCACAGTGAACATGTTCAGCGCTGCCTTTGAGGCGTTATAACCGAGCGGCTTCACACCGTAGAACGGCGAATCAGGGTTCGTGTTGATCTCGAGAGAGCCGAGACCGCTGGAGACGTTCACGATCCGCGCGGCGGGCGATGCCTTTAGTAGCGGCAGTAGCGGCTGCGTGAACTCCACCGTGCCGAAGAAATTCGTGTTGAAGATGCGCTTGATGGCGTCGATCGAGGCTGTGCTGGCTGACGAATCAGCCCCTGTCATGTCGGCAACGCCAGCGTTGTTGACCAGCACATCCAGGTGGCCAAACTCCTTCGAAATCTTCTCGACAAGCGCAGTCGAGGTTTCGTATGCGTGCTCCAGATCGGCATGCACGAATCGGACGTCCAGCGCTTCGGCTCGAAGCTTTGCCGCTGCTTCTTCGCCACGGGCGGCATCGCGTGCGCCCAATAGTACCGTAAAGCCGGCTTCGCCAAGCGCCCGCGAAACCTCAAAACCAATGCCCTTGTTAGCGCCCGTTACCAAAGCTATCTTTGCCATGCATCATCTCCGGTCTTGCTCGCTGGTTAGATTCTGTGGCCTGCGGAAAGATTCGACGACGATCGATGCATCTGCGCAGTTTTCACACGCGAAAGGCGGATGGCGAACCGACGAGTCACTGATCGATCAGTTTCGAATGAGTGATTGGGCATGTTTATCGAAGCTTGAATAGACCACTTCGCGGCTTGCTTCCGCTGAGCCGCTTTATGATGATCGACTAATGGCGGCATATGGCAGGCGGATTCTCCCTTCAGCTAACCACTGTCTGACAGTGAGAATCGCATCGGCGAATGCTGAGGGATCTTCCTTGGGAATGTTGTGGCCAGCCTTGATGACACGATGCTCATGTCTACCGACGAACATCTTCGCGTGGTGCGCCGTACCGCCGGGCTTCAGAGGATCGTCTGTGCCATCCAGAGTGACGCATGGAACCGTGATCGCGGGCCTGCTCGCCAACACTGCCTCGAGTGGCAGCAGTCTTGGATCGCTATCGGCCAGGCCAAAGTGGAAACGGTAGCAGTGGAGCACGACATCGACAAAGTCGGGATTTTCGAAGGATGCTGCGGTCATCGACAACGTGGTTTCGTCGAAGTCCCAGTTTGGCGACCATTCGCGCCAAAGCATGCCGGCCAACTCTTTACGCGATTCTGTGAGAGCGACGCGACCACGGTCTGTTTGAAAAAGATGTTGATACCAGATCGATTTCTCCAGGGAGAGAGGAAAGCCGTTTTGTTGCCGTTTGATGTCCACGATGTCGTACCCGGCATAGGAGACGAGCCCACCGATCTTGTCGGGCCATAGTGCCGCAGCAACACACGATGCCAGGCCGCCCCAATCGAATCCGGCCACGATCGCTCCCTCGATCCCGATCGCTTCAAGTATCTCGATTAGATCCCGGCCCAGAGCAGCCTGCTGCCCGGAACGCATGGTCGAAGGCGAAAGAAACGATGTAGAGCCATATCCGCGAACAAAGGGGCGAATCACTCGAGCCCCTCGGTCGATAAGAAGAGGAACCACATCATCAAACGCATGCACGTCATAAGGAAAACCATGCGTGAGGACGATCGGCCAACCATCGCTGGCGCCGTCTTCAAGGTAAGCGACCAGAAGGTCGCTGGTTTGTAGCTGACGAAGAATGAATGGCATCCGTTCTCCTCCAACGCGTTAAGATGCGCCACGTCAGGACGGAGAACCAGCCCGTCCGGCTGGACGAACTATCGTTTGCTTCCATCTCAGATCTCTTCGGTAGCTAGCGGTTCTCAACGAGTGCAACATCGCCGATACACTTAGCGACCCGACATCGATGAGTACATCAGCCTGTTCCTGTTAGCACCATAAGCTAGGGGAATCGCTTCCTTATAAGCCGCTTTATCCATATCGAAAGCTAATGACTTGGAAAGATTGCCAAAACAACGGCCACGAGAAGGATCGCGACCAGGACAAAGCCGATAGAGAGTTGTCCGGGTATTCCCATTAGCTTGGGTGTTGCAGATGCGAATTCGGGGTCGACGAACGCTGTTCCTGGAAAAATGGGAGCCGCGAAGATGCAAAGCCAATAAATTGAAGCAAGCAAGGCTGCCAACAACAGTCCACTCCTGCTCACGGGCGACTGTCGGAAAAGGATGGCAATCGCCAGCACTCCCATACTCAGTCCCATCAGTATGCTTTGCGCGTTGTGAAATTTGGCGTGAGGTGGCCATCTGGGATTCTTGATATGCTGGGCACCGGACGAGGGTATGAAGTAGTCGGCCATGAGGCCCCCTAACGCCGTCACGAACGCCACAAAAGTGATTAGCCATCGCGCGACTTCCAGCATGGCGTGTTCCTTTCAACGTTTTCAGACTACTTTGGAGCTGCCTTTACTGCGCTCTCTTGAGAATCAATTGACGAAGGCATCTGCCTGCCGATGACTGATCGGTGGAATCGGGCCCCTAGAAGAACCCGATCAGCTTCTTCAGACGCCCTTGGTCATCAAACACTCCATACGTATACGCACTTCTCAGCGGTGTTCCATCACTCTTGTAGAGGGTCCATTCGGTCAGAACCTGTTCATGGTGGAAGAACAGCTTATCGATCTTGAAGTATGCCCGTGGGAGCCGCTGCTGAAACTGCTCAACATGCGCCAGAAGATTCGCAAAGCCTTGGGTCTCTTCGCCTGGGTTGGTAGAAACGACATCGTCACTCACGCTTTCGCGCAGAAGGCGCTCTCTCGTCTCGGGCGCGACACTGCCATAAGCTTCGAGGTAAGAATTCCAGACTTGTTCAACAGCATCCTTCGTCATCGTCTATCTCCATTCGCGCGTGTTGCTTTCGTTTCCGTCATCAGCTTGACGCTCTTCCGGTCTTTTCAATCTAGGAGGAAATGACCGCCAAGTCGATAATGTTGAAGCCGAAGATGTTTACGTCTCGTCCAATTCTGTATGGATCCATTTCTTGATCTGATCCGTCTGCTTCGGCCACGCGCCATGTTGACCGCAGGAATCCGCGCCACTGGCCGCTGGGGCGTCTCTTTCCGCCAAAGAAACGATGTGCTCTTCTGCTGGTTGGAGAAAGGGGAGTGCCAGCTCGTCCGCGCTCACGCCGAGCCATTACAGCTGCGCCCAGGGGACTTTGTCCTGATCCGTACGACGACGCCGTTTACGCTGACTTCGGACCCGTCTGTCGAGCCTGAAGACAGCGAGACGATCGTAGCCACGACAAACGATCCAGAACTGAGGCTTGATAAGGGCTCTGGGCTCACATCAATTCTCCGGGGCGGACGGTTCGTCTTCGATACGACGAACGAGGAGTTGCTGACGGGACTGCTACCCTCACTGGTACACGTCTCCGGTAACGACATCTCCTCGTGGCGACTGCAATCTTTGTTGAAGCTCAATGAGACCGAATCGGCGCAACGGGGTCTGGGAAGTGACTTCATCGTCACACGACTTATCGAAGTGATTCTCGTGGAGATACTCCGCCGCGAGGCAAAGAAAGTCGATCAAAGACAAACAGGTCTACTTGCAGGTCTTAACGATCCAGTCACGTCACGCGCTCTTGCACTCATGCATGCGGACGTTGCTCACGACTGGACTGTTGCCATCCTCGCGTCGCGTTGCAACGTCTCGCGTTCCACCTTCGCCGCACACTTCCGTAAGGTCGTCGGGATCGGCCCAATCGACTACCTGTTGCGCTGGAGAATGACGCTGGCGAAGGACGAGCTTCGGCGCGGAACGCGGAGCATTGGGGAGATTGCCTTAGCTGTCGGCTTCCAATCTTCCAGCGCGTTCAGTACAGCCTTTACGAAGGCAATGGGATGCTCTCCCAGAAAGTTCTTGCGCCAGCCTGGCGTCTAGGAGCGAGCCGCCTTAGATCGCCTCGCGTGCTGCCGTCACGATGACATCGGCCACAGCTTCCGGCTGCGATATGTAGATGGAGTGCGAGCCGACAAGCTCCGTCACCGTGCTCTTGCTTCGCTGGTACATGAAACGCTGGAGGTCAGGACTAAGCGACCGATCTTCGATGGCGACGATGGCATAGCTGGGCT is a window of Granulicella tundricola MP5ACTX9 DNA encoding:
- a CDS encoding nuclear transport factor 2 family protein, producing MTKDAVEQVWNSYLEAYGSVAPETRERLLRESVSDDVVSTNPGEETQGFANLLAHVEQFQQRLPRAYFKIDKLFFHHEQVLTEWTLYKSDGTPLRSAYTYGVFDDQGRLKKLIGFF
- a CDS encoding aldo/keto reductase; this encodes MFEYPELRMTTMPLNHGRGQIPALGFGTLIPDPAVTVTATQDALEAGFRHFDCAERYRNEREVGEALQAGFAVGGIARQDVFITTKLWNSNHRPERVAPAFEASLDRLRLDYLDLYLIHTPFAFQPGDEQDPRDQNGKVLYDDGVTLLDTWRAMESLVDGGRCRAIGLSDITLDRLLPLYESARIKPAVVQVESHPYLPETELLEFCKKHGIVFLAFAPLGHGMKPGLLEDPVISAIAARVEMTPAQVLLAWAVQRGTALLTTPKTAARARENYNIQPLPKDAFDEINRIQIRQRLNDVVNTGSPGFIPRVS
- a CDS encoding AraC family transcriptional regulator, yielding MDPFLDLIRLLRPRAMLTAGIRATGRWGVSFRQRNDVLFCWLEKGECQLVRAHAEPLQLRPGDFVLIRTTTPFTLTSDPSVEPEDSETIVATTNDPELRLDKGSGLTSILRGGRFVFDTTNEELLTGLLPSLVHVSGNDISSWRLQSLLKLNETESAQRGLGSDFIVTRLIEVILVEILRREAKKVDQRQTGLLAGLNDPVTSRALALMHADVAHDWTVAILASRCNVSRSTFAAHFRKVVGIGPIDYLLRWRMTLAKDELRRGTRSIGEIALAVGFQSSSAFSTAFTKAMGCSPRKFLRQPGV
- a CDS encoding alpha/beta fold hydrolase — protein: MPFILRQLQTSDLLVAYLEDGASDGWPIVLTHGFPYDVHAFDDVVPLLIDRGARVIRPFVRGYGSTSFLSPSTMRSGQQAALGRDLIEILEAIGIEGAIVAGFDWGGLASCVAAALWPDKIGGLVSYAGYDIVDIKRQQNGFPLSLEKSIWYQHLFQTDRGRVALTESRKELAGMLWREWSPNWDFDETTLSMTAASFENPDFVDVVLHCYRFHFGLADSDPRLLPLEAVLASRPAITVPCVTLDGTDDPLKPGGTAHHAKMFVGRHEHRVIKAGHNIPKEDPSAFADAILTVRQWLAEGRIRLPYAAISRSS
- a CDS encoding SDR family oxidoreductase, with translation MAKIALVTGANKGIGFEVSRALGEAGFTVLLGARDAARGEEAAAKLRAEALDVRFVHADLEHAYETSTALVEKISKEFGHLDVLVNNAGVADMTGADSSASTASIDAIKRIFNTNFFGTVEFTQPLLPLLKASPAARIVNVSSGLGSLEINTNPDSPFYGVKPLGYNASKAALNMFTVNLAWELRDTKAKVNSVCPGYVATDLNNHSGPGTAADGAIAIAKYAQIGEDGPTAGFFHKDGAYGW
- a CDS encoding DUF6640 family protein, which translates into the protein MLEVARWLITFVAFVTALGGLMADYFIPSSGAQHIKNPRWPPHAKFHNAQSILMGLSMGVLAIAILFRQSPVSRSGLLLAALLASIYWLCIFAAPIFPGTAFVDPEFASATPKLMGIPGQLSIGFVLVAILLVAVVLAIFPSH